CTAATTCATCAagaaatgatacatgtgtattctCTCACTTTTGTGAGCTTAAAATCTgcttgcatttttttttcattttacaaacTAAAAGATTGGATGAAtgatatgtttacatttaagttTGTTGAGTCATGATACTTCTTCGGACAAACGATCATTGTTATAAAAAACATTCATATCATAATCATGTACAATTGTTCATGCGTACAGAGGACATTACTGTTTTGAGCTTTCATCAAGGTCTATGACATCGTCAACAACGAGCATTTCTTTCGTCTCTTCTCCGGTTTGATCTGTTGCTTCACAATACCTACTTTCTGATAAACAAAAAACGTCTTTGAAAGTCCTTGGAAAGAAATGCATATAATACCGGATTGATACAGCTGTTGATGTAGGACATGCAGTTGGCGACCATCAAAACAGCCGTAGATCCCATTGTCCGTTCATAATGAGTAAAACTTCCAACAATACACATCACTTGAATCGGTAGCCAACAAATAGCGAATGCCACGACGAAAGCGACCACCACTCTAATCACCCTTCTCTTTCTATGGCGGGTACTCCTTCTCTGGTGCGTAGTTGCGGTAGATCGGTgcaacatttttttgagaataAAACCATACAATACACATATCAGAGTTAGCGGGAGTACGTAACCAAACACAAAGAAACAACCGTAGAAAACTTTTAACACTATTTTACTTCGAAGACCCGCCAGATTCAAACAAGACGACCTGTCAAAACCCATCCACTGGTAGTGTAAAACGCCATATTGCAAAAGAATCGGAACGTTGCCGCAAAGGATTAGAGTCCATGTGATACCGAGCAGAAGACAAGTGTTTCGACAATttcttatttgttttgaaaGCACCGGATGAACAACAGCAATGCATCTATCGAGCGACAAAAGCACCAGTGTCCAGATACTAACATATGCGCATACATGCGTCATAAAATTCACTATTTTACACCACACGTTCCCAAATGGCCAGTAGGACATAGCATAATTTGCTGCTGTAAACGGTACACAAAACACAAGGAAAAGAAGGTCGGCGGCGGCAAGACTGACAATCAGGATATTAGTCGTGTTTTGTGATTTCTTCTTTGATAAGATCACAAACACATGTATGACAAGTGCGTTTCCTACTATTCCCAATACTGCTATTAATGCAAATGTTATTGGTATTAGATATCGAacaagattttcaaattttaagaaCTTTTCTATGTCGACATAACCAGGGTCTTCTGAGATCGTTTCGTTGTTGCATGAGACGTTTTGCATAGTTTAATCAGAAGTCGTTGAGCGAAATAAAGTAAATCTGAAGAAAAGATATGATTTCAAGATTAAATTCtgtaaaatataacatatacacatatatggTATTTTTGTAGCATTGAAGaagttatttgatattttttgtaaatccaTAGTTGTGCAAGAAAACATTATGTACCCATTCTTAACACTTAAAGTAACAGTAAAAATACACAAAAGTTAAAATTATAACGAAAAATTCCTTTAAAGTAACCTTAAGCAAATGTGATACTTACAACATCTGATGATAGGTATGAAAATTCAGTATTTCATAGCTATATTTATAAGGTCTTGTGAAACATAACAATTAGCAATAATTCACAG
This genomic window from Ostrea edulis chromosome 4, xbOstEdul1.1, whole genome shotgun sequence contains:
- the LOC130053811 gene encoding allatostatin-A receptor-like, with amino-acid sequence MQNVSCNNETISEDPGYVDIEKFLKFENLVRYLIPITFALIAVLGIVGNALVIHVFVILSKKKSQNTTNILIVSLAAADLLFLVFCVPFTAANYAMSYWPFGNVWCKIVNFMTHVCAYVSIWTLVLLSLDRCIAVVHPVLSKQIRNCRNTCLLLGITWTLILCGNVPILLQYGVLHYQWMGFDRSSCLNLAGLRSKIVLKVFYGCFFVFGYVLPLTLICVLYGFILKKMLHRSTATTHQRRSTRHRKRRVIRVVVAFVVAFAICWLPIQVMCIVGSFTHYERTMGSTAVLMVANCMSYINSCINPVLYAFLSKDFQRRFLFIRK